A region from the Ananas comosus cultivar F153 unplaced genomic scaffold, ASM154086v1, whole genome shotgun sequence genome encodes:
- the LOC109706123 gene encoding auxin-responsive protein SAUR50-like, translating into MATRKHNKLSQAAALKQMLKRLGRRQSQQHDDHNVDDDDDDDDYEAEDRKLPLDVPKGHFAVYVGERRSRYIVPISYLARPEFQSLLRRAEEEFGFHHDTKLTIPCEEVVFRSLLTSTSQ; encoded by the coding sequence ATGGCTACAAGGAAGCACAACAAGCTATCGCAAGCTGCAGCACTAAAGCAGATGCTGAAGCGCCTCGGTCGGAGACAGTCGCAGCAGCACGACGACCACAAcgttgacgacgacgacgacgatgacgactaCGAAGCAGAAGACCGGAAGCTGCCCCTCGACGTGCCCAAGGGCCACTTTGCGGTGTACGTCGGCGAGCGCCGGAGCCGCTACATTGTGCCCATCTCCTACCTGGCCCGCCCGGAGTTCCAGTCGCTGCTCCGGCGGGCCGAGGAGGAGTTCGGCTTCCACCACGACACCAAGCTCACCATCCCCTGTGAGGAGGTCGTCTTCCGATCCCTCCTCACTTCAACTTCACAatga